Proteins found in one Populus alba chromosome 14, ASM523922v2, whole genome shotgun sequence genomic segment:
- the LOC118041874 gene encoding uncharacterized protein, with protein MECKAHVYCRDPAELLLWGSPNPKSHTQRRQEAGCSLQTRNAGLLSEVREIMRAFAVPIDYYYCRYSSYPCLLLPPSFTNTKLSSFPPKFASLSSQATHRLPSQFRPTRLRCSNSGSSTFLDGDDDDGYCSYAGEEESGDSVREDGVFIEIKKLQKNSRRIRSKISINASLDTVWKILTDYEKLADFIPGLAVSKLIDKKDKFARLYQIGQQNLAFGLKFNAKAILDCYERDLQTLASGEKRDIEFKMTEGDFQFFEGKWSIEQLAKPKTEDSAGQEYETTLSYLVDVKPKMWLPVNLIEGRICTEIKSNLTCIREEAQKVIDDAQHDQ; from the exons ATGGAGTGTAAGGCCCATGTGTATTGTAGAGATCCAGCTGAGCTACTTTTATGGGGCTCACCAAATCCAAAATCTCACACGCAGCGCAGGCAGGAGGCTGGCTGCAGCCTGCAAACAAGAAATGCGGGGTTGTTGTCGGAAGTGAGAGAAATAATGCGCGCCTTTGCAGTCCCAATAGACTATTACTACTGCCGCTACTCCTCTTATCCTTGTCTCTTGCTCCCACCGTCTTTCACGAACACCAAGCTCTCTTCTTTCCCTCCTAAATTCGCTAGCCTTAGCTCACAAGCAACGCACCGCCTTCCATCCCAATTCAGACCCACCAGGCTTCGTTGTTCAAATTCCGGGTCGTCCACATTTCTGGACggggatgatgatgatgggtaTTGTTCTTATGCAGGTGAGGAGGAGTCGGGAGATAGTGTAAGAGAGGATGGTGTTTTTATAGAGATAAAGAAGCTTCAAAAGAATTCGAGGAGAATTCGGTCCAAGATTTCCATAAATGCTAGCCTTGACACTGTGTGGAAGATTTTAACTGATTATGAGAAGTTGGCTGATTTCATTCCTGGTCTTGCCGTCAGCAAATTGATTGACAAGAAAGACAAATTCGCTCGTCTTTATCAG ATTGGACAGCAAAACTTGGCATTTGGCCTAAAATTTAATGCAAAAGCAATTTTGGATTGTTATGAGAGAGATCTTCAGACTCTTGCTTCTGGGGAAAAGCGTGATATTGAATTTAAGATGACAGAAGGTGACTTTCAGTTTTTTGAAGGAAAGTGGTCGATTGAACAG CTTGCTAAACCCAAAACTGAAGATTCCGCTGGTCAAGAGTATGAGACAACTCTTTCATATTTGGTGGATGTAAAGCCTAAGATGTGGTTGCCTGTTAACCTAATTGAAGGTAGAATCTGCACGGAGATAAAATCAAATCTCACATGCATCCGAGAAGAAGCACAGAAAGTGATTGATGATGCTCAGCATGATCAATAG
- the LOC118041145 gene encoding uncharacterized protein C24B11.05 isoform X2: MVIIYPLCQCVRCSSFFLSFPLEFVTVLIFYVFQVVFSLYFALFKVLEPGKSYRNLLAGKLFNMDTAERAKGPKYECLLFDMDDTLYPLSLGLNLACRKNFAEFMLHKLHIEESEVPRMCLELYREHGTTMAGLKALGYEFDDDEFHAFVHGRLPYETLKPDPVLRNLLLSLPQRKIIFTNSDKAHAAEVLKRMGLEDCFEGVICYETLNPPLETENNMDALDNDAVIAGGEPEPSDFDGTAATGSKKILKNALDNGISSKSRILCKPSLEAIEAAIQIANVDPKKTIFFDDSARNIASGKAAGLRTVIVGSSVLVPGADHGLRNIHNIKEAIPEIWEDEGEQTEQVIQSTAVETVVHA; the protein is encoded by the exons ATGGTTATCATTTATCCGCTCTGCCAATGTGTTCgttgttcttctttctttctttcttttcccctcGAGTTTGTTACAGTGCTGATTTTTTATGTCTTCCAAGTggttttttcactttattttgcCTTATTTAAGGTTCTCGAACCTGGGAAGTCTTACAGAAACCTTCTTGCAGGGAAACTTTTTAATATGGACACTGCTGAGAGGGCCAAAGGACCAAAATACGAGTGCCTGCTCTTTG ACATGGACGATACTCTGTACCCCTTGAGCTTGGGTCTCAACTTGGCTTGCCGCAAAAA CTTTGCAGAGTTCATGTTGCATAAGCTACATATTGAAGAAAGTGAAGTTCCGAGGATGTGCTTGGAATTATACAGGGAACATGGAACAACAATGGCCGGTCTAAAG GCTCTTGGCTATGAGTTTGATGACGATGAGTTCCATGCCTTCGTTCATGGAAGATTGCCTTACGAAACACTGAAGCCTGATCCGGTGCTAAGGAACCTTCTACTTTCCTTGCCACAGCGTAAAATA ATCTTCACAAATTCTGATAAGGCGCATGCAGCTGAAGTTCTCAAAAGGATGGGATTGGAAGATTGTTTTGAGGGCGTCATATGCTATGAAACCCTTAATCCTCCTCTAGAAACTGAAAATAACATGGATGCATTAGATAATGATGCAGTGATTGCAGGAGGTGAACCAGAGCCAAGTGACTTCGATGGTACTGCTGCCACtggaagcaaaaaaatattaaaaaatgcatTAGATAATGGTATCAGCTCCAAGTCACGAATCCTCTGTAAACCCTCTCTGGAGGCCATCGAAGCAGCTATTCAGATTGCAAACGTGGACCCAAAGAAGACA ATCTTCTTCGACGACAGTGCTCGAAACATTGCTAGTGGGAAAGCAGCAGGACTTCGTACAGTTATT GTAGGGAGCTCAGTCCTTGTACCAGGTGCAGACCATGGCTTGAGGAACATCCACAATATCAAAGAAGCGATACCTGAAATATGGGAGGATGAAGGAGAGCAGACTGAGCAAGTTATCCAGTCCACTGCAGTTGAAACTGTGGTCCATGCTTAG
- the LOC118041145 gene encoding uncharacterized protein C24B11.05 isoform X1 has product MLHKLHIEESEVPRMCLELYREHGTTMAGLKALGYEFDDDEFHAFVHGRLPYETLKPDPVLRNLLLSLPQRKIIFTNSDKAHAAEVLKRMGLEDCFEGVICYETLNPPLETENNMDALDNDAVIAGGEPEPSDFDGTAATGSKKILKNALDNGISSKSRILCKPSLEAIEAAIQIANVDPKKTIFFDDSARNIASGKAAGLRTVIVGSSVLVPGADHGLRNIHNIKEAIPEIWEDEGEQTEQVIQSTAVETVVHA; this is encoded by the exons ATGTTGCATAAGCTACATATTGAAGAAAGTGAAGTTCCGAGGATGTGCTTGGAATTATACAGGGAACATGGAACAACAATGGCCGGTCTAAAG GCTCTTGGCTATGAGTTTGATGACGATGAGTTCCATGCCTTCGTTCATGGAAGATTGCCTTACGAAACACTGAAGCCTGATCCGGTGCTAAGGAACCTTCTACTTTCCTTGCCACAGCGTAAAATA ATCTTCACAAATTCTGATAAGGCGCATGCAGCTGAAGTTCTCAAAAGGATGGGATTGGAAGATTGTTTTGAGGGCGTCATATGCTATGAAACCCTTAATCCTCCTCTAGAAACTGAAAATAACATGGATGCATTAGATAATGATGCAGTGATTGCAGGAGGTGAACCAGAGCCAAGTGACTTCGATGGTACTGCTGCCACtggaagcaaaaaaatattaaaaaatgcatTAGATAATGGTATCAGCTCCAAGTCACGAATCCTCTGTAAACCCTCTCTGGAGGCCATCGAAGCAGCTATTCAGATTGCAAACGTGGACCCAAAGAAGACA ATCTTCTTCGACGACAGTGCTCGAAACATTGCTAGTGGGAAAGCAGCAGGACTTCGTACAGTTATT GTAGGGAGCTCAGTCCTTGTACCAGGTGCAGACCATGGCTTGAGGAACATCCACAATATCAAAGAAGCGATACCTGAAATATGGGAGGATGAAGGAGAGCAGACTGAGCAAGTTATCCAGTCCACTGCAGTTGAAACTGTGGTCCATGCTTAG
- the LOC118041144 gene encoding uncharacterized protein C24B11.05 isoform X1 codes for MWKLFNMDTAERAKGPKYECLLFDMDDTLYPLSLGLNLACRKNIEEFMLHKLHIEESEVPRMCLELYREHGTTMAGLKALGYEFDDDEFHAFVHGRLPYETLKPDPVLRNLLLSLPQRKIIFTNSDKAHAAEVLKRMGLEDCFEGVICYETLNPPLETENNMDALDNDAVIAGGEPEPSDFDGTAATGSKKILKNALDNGISSKSRILCKPSLEAIEAAIQIANVDPKKTIFFDDSARNIASGKAAGLRTVIVGSSVLVPGADHGLRNIHNIKEAIPEIWEDEGEQTEQVIQSTAVETVVHA; via the exons ATGT GGAAACTTTTTAATATGGACACTGCTGAGAGGGCCAAAGGACCAAAATACGAGTGCCTGCTCTTTG ACATGGACGATACTCTGTACCCCTTGAGCTTGGGTCTCAACTTGGCTTGCCGCAAAAACATTGAAG AGTTCATGTTGCATAAGCTACATATTGAAGAAAGTGAAGTTCCGAGGATGTGCTTGGAATTATACAGGGAACATGGAACAACAATGGCCGGTCTAAAG GCTCTTGGCTATGAGTTTGATGACGATGAGTTCCATGCCTTCGTTCATGGAAGATTGCCTTACGAAACACTGAAGCCTGATCCGGTGCTAAGGAACCTTCTACTTTCCTTGCCACAGCGTAAAATA ATCTTCACAAATTCTGATAAGGCGCATGCAGCTGAAGTTCTCAAAAGGATGGGATTGGAAGATTGTTTTGAGGGCGTCATATGCTATGAAACCCTTAATCCTCCTCTAGAAACTGAAAATAACATGGATGCATTAGATAATGATGCAGTGATTGCAGGAGGTGAACCAGAGCCAAGTGACTTCGATGGTACTGCTGCCACtggaagcaaaaaaatattaaaaaatgcatTAGATAATGGTATCAGCTCCAAGTCACGAATCCTCTGTAAACCCTCTCTGGAGGCCATCGAAGCAGCTATTCAGATTGCAAACGTGGACCCAAAGAAGACA ATCTTCTTCGACGACAGTGCTCGAAACATTGCTAGTGGGAAAGCAGCAGGACTTCGTACAGTTATT GTAGGGAGCTCAGTCCTTGTACCAGGTGCAGACCATGGCTTGAGGAACATCCACAATATCAAAGAAGCGATACCTGAAATATGGGAGGATGAAGGAGAGCAGACTGAGCAAGTTATCCAGTCCACTGCAGTTGAAACTGTGGTCCATGCTTAG
- the LOC118041144 gene encoding uncharacterized protein C24B11.05 isoform X2, giving the protein MDTAERAKGPKYECLLFDMDDTLYPLSLGLNLACRKNIEEFMLHKLHIEESEVPRMCLELYREHGTTMAGLKALGYEFDDDEFHAFVHGRLPYETLKPDPVLRNLLLSLPQRKIIFTNSDKAHAAEVLKRMGLEDCFEGVICYETLNPPLETENNMDALDNDAVIAGGEPEPSDFDGTAATGSKKILKNALDNGISSKSRILCKPSLEAIEAAIQIANVDPKKTIFFDDSARNIASGKAAGLRTVIVGSSVLVPGADHGLRNIHNIKEAIPEIWEDEGEQTEQVIQSTAVETVVHA; this is encoded by the exons ATGGACACTGCTGAGAGGGCCAAAGGACCAAAATACGAGTGCCTGCTCTTTG ACATGGACGATACTCTGTACCCCTTGAGCTTGGGTCTCAACTTGGCTTGCCGCAAAAACATTGAAG AGTTCATGTTGCATAAGCTACATATTGAAGAAAGTGAAGTTCCGAGGATGTGCTTGGAATTATACAGGGAACATGGAACAACAATGGCCGGTCTAAAG GCTCTTGGCTATGAGTTTGATGACGATGAGTTCCATGCCTTCGTTCATGGAAGATTGCCTTACGAAACACTGAAGCCTGATCCGGTGCTAAGGAACCTTCTACTTTCCTTGCCACAGCGTAAAATA ATCTTCACAAATTCTGATAAGGCGCATGCAGCTGAAGTTCTCAAAAGGATGGGATTGGAAGATTGTTTTGAGGGCGTCATATGCTATGAAACCCTTAATCCTCCTCTAGAAACTGAAAATAACATGGATGCATTAGATAATGATGCAGTGATTGCAGGAGGTGAACCAGAGCCAAGTGACTTCGATGGTACTGCTGCCACtggaagcaaaaaaatattaaaaaatgcatTAGATAATGGTATCAGCTCCAAGTCACGAATCCTCTGTAAACCCTCTCTGGAGGCCATCGAAGCAGCTATTCAGATTGCAAACGTGGACCCAAAGAAGACA ATCTTCTTCGACGACAGTGCTCGAAACATTGCTAGTGGGAAAGCAGCAGGACTTCGTACAGTTATT GTAGGGAGCTCAGTCCTTGTACCAGGTGCAGACCATGGCTTGAGGAACATCCACAATATCAAAGAAGCGATACCTGAAATATGGGAGGATGAAGGAGAGCAGACTGAGCAAGTTATCCAGTCCACTGCAGTTGAAACTGTGGTCCATGCTTAG
- the LOC118041141 gene encoding pectin acetylesterase 6 isoform X2: protein MKQVHVMSLFVFTLIGNVLSGSNHVFQDLKDREGVLSFLEYHAAISPSSSVTDKPLMVGLTLIQGADSSGAVCLDGTLPGYHLDRGSGTGKDSWLVDLEGGGWCNTIRDCVYRKTTRRGSSKLFEKQLPFTGILSDKAEENPDFFNWNRVKVRYCDGASFSGDSQNEASQLYFRGQRIWSAAMEYLMAKGMQNATQALLSGCSAGGLASIIHCDEFRELFPQSTKVKCLSDAGMFLNAMDISGGHTLQNFYSGVVSLQCFFPQNLVAAVRTPLFLLNSAYDVWQLRSSLAPSSADPHGTWKECRQNNAQCNSSQIQFLQDFRNQMLDAIKVFSSSNQNGLFINSCFAHCQSERQDTWFADDSPRIGNKRIAQSVGDWYFDREDVKAVDCPYPCDNTCHNLVFNDVVSNITFSQSTRLTSTPFNLLIIFLVSLCSISTTGFKFFR, encoded by the exons atgAAGCAGGTGCATGTGATGTCCTTGTTCGTGTTTACTTTAATTGGGAATGTTTTGAGCGGATCTAACCATGTTTTTCAAGATTTGAAAGATAGGGAAGGAGTCCTTTCCTTCCTTGAGTACCATGCGGCTATCTCACCTTCTTCCTCTGTTACTGATAAACCTCTCATGGTCGGCCTCACTCTTATTCAGGGAGCTGATTCCAGTGGAGCTG TCTGTTTGGATGGAACACTGCCCGGTTACCACTTGGATCGTGGGTCTGGAACGGGAAAAGATAGCTGGCTCGTTGATTTAGAG GGAGGAGGGTGGTGCAATACCATTAGAGATTGTGTTTACCGCAAAACTACTCGTCGTGGTTCATCaaaactttttgaaaaacaattacctTTCACTGGAATATTAAGTGATAAAGCAGAAGAAAATCCAG ATTTCTTTAACTGGAACAGAGTTAAGGTACGTTATTGTGATGGCGCATCTTTTAGCGGGGACAGTCAGAATGAG GCTTCACAGCTTTATTTTCGAGGACAACGTATCTGGTCAGCTGCAATGGAATATTTAATGGCTAAAGGAATGCAAAATGCCACTCag GCTCTTCTCTCTGGATGCTCTGCTGGGGGCTTGGCATCCATAATTCATTGTGATGAATTCAGGGAATTATTTCCACAGTCTACAAAAGTGAAATGCTTAAGTGATGCTGGAATGTTTCTCAATGC AATGGATATATCAGGTGGGCACACCCTGCAAAACTTTTATAGTGGTGTAGTCAGCTTACAG TGCTTCTTTCCCCAGAATTTGGTTGCTGCTGTAAGGACTCCTCTATTTCTTCTCAATTCAGCCTATGATGTATGGCAG CTGCGGTCCAGTTTAGCTCCATCATCAGCTGATCCTCATGGTACATGGAAAGAATGCAGACAAAATAATGCACAATGTAATTCATCACAGATCCAATTTCTGCAAG ACTTCAGGAATCAAATGCTGGATGCCATAAAAGTCTTTTCATCATCCAATCAAAATGGTTTGTTCATAAATTCTTGTTTTGCTCATTGCCAATCTGAGAGACAAGATACATGGTTCGCTGATGATTCTCCACGTATAGGGAACAAG AGGATTGCACAATCTGTTGGAGACTGGTATTTTGATCGGGAAGATGTTAAAGCTGTTGACTGTCCATACCCCTGTGACAACACATGCCATAATCTAGTTTTCAA TGATGTTGTTTCAAACATAACGTTCTCCCAGTCTACAAGGTTAACTTCAACCCCATTTAATCTGCTCATCATCTTCTTGGTGTCATTATGTTCTATAAGCACTACGGGGTTTAAGTTTTTCCGGTGA
- the LOC118041141 gene encoding pectin acetylesterase 6 isoform X1 codes for MKQVHVMSLFVFTLIGNVLSGSNHVFQDLKDREGVLSFLEYHAAISPSSSVTDKPLMVGLTLIQGADSSGAVCLDGTLPGYHLDRGSGTGKDSWLVDLEGGGWCNTIRDCVYRKTTRRGSSKLFEKQLPFTGILSDKAEENPDFFNWNRVKVRYCDGASFSGDSQNEASQLYFRGQRIWSAAMEYLMAKGMQNATQALLSGCSAGGLASIIHCDEFRELFPQSTKVKCLSDAGMFLNAMDISGGHTLQNFYSGVVSLQEVQKSLPSTCIDHLDPTSCFFPQNLVAAVRTPLFLLNSAYDVWQLRSSLAPSSADPHGTWKECRQNNAQCNSSQIQFLQDFRNQMLDAIKVFSSSNQNGLFINSCFAHCQSERQDTWFADDSPRIGNKRIAQSVGDWYFDREDVKAVDCPYPCDNTCHNLVFNDVVSNITFSQSTRLTSTPFNLLIIFLVSLCSISTTGFKFFR; via the exons atgAAGCAGGTGCATGTGATGTCCTTGTTCGTGTTTACTTTAATTGGGAATGTTTTGAGCGGATCTAACCATGTTTTTCAAGATTTGAAAGATAGGGAAGGAGTCCTTTCCTTCCTTGAGTACCATGCGGCTATCTCACCTTCTTCCTCTGTTACTGATAAACCTCTCATGGTCGGCCTCACTCTTATTCAGGGAGCTGATTCCAGTGGAGCTG TCTGTTTGGATGGAACACTGCCCGGTTACCACTTGGATCGTGGGTCTGGAACGGGAAAAGATAGCTGGCTCGTTGATTTAGAG GGAGGAGGGTGGTGCAATACCATTAGAGATTGTGTTTACCGCAAAACTACTCGTCGTGGTTCATCaaaactttttgaaaaacaattacctTTCACTGGAATATTAAGTGATAAAGCAGAAGAAAATCCAG ATTTCTTTAACTGGAACAGAGTTAAGGTACGTTATTGTGATGGCGCATCTTTTAGCGGGGACAGTCAGAATGAG GCTTCACAGCTTTATTTTCGAGGACAACGTATCTGGTCAGCTGCAATGGAATATTTAATGGCTAAAGGAATGCAAAATGCCACTCag GCTCTTCTCTCTGGATGCTCTGCTGGGGGCTTGGCATCCATAATTCATTGTGATGAATTCAGGGAATTATTTCCACAGTCTACAAAAGTGAAATGCTTAAGTGATGCTGGAATGTTTCTCAATGC AATGGATATATCAGGTGGGCACACCCTGCAAAACTTTTATAGTGGTGTAGTCAGCTTACAG GAAGTGCAAAAGAGTCTGCCAAGTACTTGTATTGACCACCTAGATCCAACTTCG TGCTTCTTTCCCCAGAATTTGGTTGCTGCTGTAAGGACTCCTCTATTTCTTCTCAATTCAGCCTATGATGTATGGCAG CTGCGGTCCAGTTTAGCTCCATCATCAGCTGATCCTCATGGTACATGGAAAGAATGCAGACAAAATAATGCACAATGTAATTCATCACAGATCCAATTTCTGCAAG ACTTCAGGAATCAAATGCTGGATGCCATAAAAGTCTTTTCATCATCCAATCAAAATGGTTTGTTCATAAATTCTTGTTTTGCTCATTGCCAATCTGAGAGACAAGATACATGGTTCGCTGATGATTCTCCACGTATAGGGAACAAG AGGATTGCACAATCTGTTGGAGACTGGTATTTTGATCGGGAAGATGTTAAAGCTGTTGACTGTCCATACCCCTGTGACAACACATGCCATAATCTAGTTTTCAA TGATGTTGTTTCAAACATAACGTTCTCCCAGTCTACAAGGTTAACTTCAACCCCATTTAATCTGCTCATCATCTTCTTGGTGTCATTATGTTCTATAAGCACTACGGGGTTTAAGTTTTTCCGGTGA
- the LOC118041143 gene encoding uncharacterized protein: protein MASDESMTLLSSSVQEDDPFDHDTDDGYQPPSLHNLSRLSMCTSSMYTNEDDDYQDCEGMKMFLSRLSAENFDADEELSDDHKEGNNKNTLDLSSDSDEEPGCYSLPATPPRRRNRGGLINQVQLIGAKDYASENEAQKGITRQKIRKNLRKRRVIRERWMDNNNMSFKKKEEEMTGVSNYGYCTSFSGESEGGGLVVITRPKGGRRSLCMDLDEVKACRDLGFELEHERMLEMPGRVSLSGSTLDTSSGGNSPIANWRISSPGDDPRDVKARLKVWAQAVAIASASRHGSV from the exons ATGGCTTCAGATGAGAGTATGACCTTGCTTTCTTCTTCAGTTCAAGAAGATGATCCATTTGATCATGACACGGATGATGGGTATCAGCCTCCTAGTCTTCATAACCTGTCAAGGTTGTCCATGTGTACAAGTTCCATGTACActaatgaagatgatgattatCAAGATTGTGAAGGGATGAAGATGTTTCTTTCAAGATTGTCTGCAGAGAATTTTGATGCTGATGAGGAACTCTCTGATGATCATAAAGAAGGCAATAACAAAAACACACTTGACCTCTCTTCAGATTCTGATGAAGAACCAGGGTGTTACTCACTTCCAGCGACACCACCTCGGAGGAGAAATCGCGGTGGCTTGATAAATCAAGTACAGTTGATTGGAGCGAAAGATTATGCCAGTGAGAATGAAGCTCAAAAGGGTATCACGAGACAGAAGATAAGAAAGAATTTGAGGAAAAGAAGGGTCATAAGAGAAAGGTGGATGGACAATAACAACATGAGTTTTAAAAAGAAGGAAGAGGAGATGACGGGGGTGAGTAATTATGGGTATTGTACTAGTTTTAGCGGGGAGAGTGAAGGTGGTGGGTTGGTAGTGATAACAAGGCCGAAAGGAGGGAGGAGGTCGTTGTGTATGGACTTGGATGAAGTGAAAGCTTGTAGGGATCTTGGGTTTGAATTGGAACATGAGAGGATGCTTGAGATGCCTGGTCGTGTCTCCCTTTCAGGATCTACTCTCGATACTAGTAGTGGTGGCAATTCTCCTATTGCCAACTGGCGCATCTCTAGCCCTG GTGATGATCCGCGAGATGTCAAGGCAAGGCTCAAGGTATGGGCACAGGCAGTGGCAATTGCATCTGCATCTCGACATGGTAGCGTCTGA